One segment of bacterium DNA contains the following:
- the cysW gene encoding sulfate ABC transporter permease subunit CysW: MLNVSRVTEEAWWVKTLLILVSASFVLLLIGVPLAAVFLEAFSKGWNTYIDSLADPDALAAIRLTLLVAAIAVPMNLVFGLAASWSIAKFEFRGKSFLITLIDLPFSVSPVISGMIYLLLFGSHAMLGRWLIDHDIQVMFAVPGIVIATIFVTFPFIARELIPLMQEQGREEEEAAILLGASGWQCFTRVTLPNIKWGLLYGVLLCNARAMGEFGAVSVVSGHIKGETNTIPLHVEILYNEYNFVAAFAVASVLTMLALVTLLLKCLLEARMNRRGRGH; encoded by the coding sequence ATGTTGAATGTCAGCCGCGTAACCGAGGAAGCATGGTGGGTGAAAACCCTGTTGATTCTGGTATCGGCGAGTTTTGTGCTTCTGCTCATCGGCGTGCCGCTGGCGGCCGTTTTTCTGGAGGCCTTCAGCAAAGGCTGGAACACGTATATCGATAGCCTGGCGGACCCCGATGCCCTTGCCGCCATCCGCCTCACGCTGCTGGTCGCCGCCATCGCGGTGCCCATGAACCTGGTCTTCGGCCTGGCCGCCAGCTGGTCCATCGCCAAGTTCGAGTTTCGCGGCAAAAGCTTTCTCATCACGCTCATTGACCTGCCTTTCTCTGTTTCCCCCGTTATCTCGGGCATGATCTACCTGCTGCTCTTCGGCAGCCACGCCATGCTCGGCCGCTGGCTGATCGACCACGATATACAGGTCATGTTCGCCGTGCCCGGCATCGTGATCGCCACCATCTTCGTCACCTTTCCCTTCATCGCGCGGGAGCTCATTCCCCTCATGCAGGAGCAGGGCAGGGAGGAGGAAGAGGCCGCGATCCTCCTCGGCGCATCCGGCTGGCAGTGCTTCACCCGTGTCACGCTGCCCAACATCAAATGGGGCTTGCTCTACGGCGTGCTGCTCTGCAATGCCCGTGCGATGGGTGAGTTCGGCGCCGTCTCGGTCGTCTCCGGCCACATCAAGGGAGAGACCAACACCATCCCGCTTCATGTGGAAATTTTGTACAACGAGTATAATTTCGTCGCGGCATTCGCGGTGGCATCGGTATTGACCATGCTGGCGCTGGTGACGCTGCTGCTCAAATGCCTGCTCGAGGCGCGCATGAACCGCCGCGGGCGCGGACATTAA